A genomic stretch from Pseudomonas mendocina includes:
- the dapB gene encoding 4-hydroxy-tetrahydrodipicolinate reductase, whose amino-acid sequence MQRIAVMGAAGRMGKTLIEAVQLADSASLTAAIDRADSSLVGADVGELVAQGKMGVHLSGDLNAVLDQFDVLIDFTHPSVTLKNLEICRQAGKAMVIGTTGFTPQEKELLAEAGKQIPIVFAANFSVGVNLCLKLLDTAARVLGDDVDIEIIEAHHRHKVDAPSGTALRMGEVVANALGRDLQKVAVYGREGQTGARERETIGFATVRAGDVVGDHTVLFAAEGERVEITHKASSRMTFAKGAVRAALWLQSREAGLYDMQDVLGLN is encoded by the coding sequence ATGCAACGTATTGCTGTGATGGGCGCCGCCGGGCGCATGGGTAAGACCCTTATTGAAGCGGTGCAATTGGCTGACTCTGCGAGCCTGACGGCAGCTATTGATCGTGCCGACAGCAGCCTTGTTGGTGCTGATGTTGGTGAGTTGGTTGCCCAGGGCAAGATGGGGGTGCATCTGTCCGGTGACCTGAATGCGGTGCTGGATCAGTTCGATGTGCTGATTGATTTTACTCACCCATCAGTGACCTTGAAGAACCTCGAAATCTGTCGTCAGGCGGGCAAGGCTATGGTGATTGGTACCACCGGTTTTACCCCGCAGGAAAAAGAGTTGCTAGCAGAAGCTGGCAAGCAGATTCCTATCGTGTTTGCGGCAAACTTCAGTGTTGGGGTTAACCTTTGTCTCAAGTTACTCGACACTGCTGCCCGTGTGCTGGGTGATGATGTTGATATTGAGATCATCGAAGCTCATCACCGTCATAAAGTAGACGCTCCGTCCGGTACGGCTTTGCGTATGGGGGAAGTGGTTGCTAACGCCTTAGGGCGCGATTTGCAGAAAGTAGCGGTCTATGGTCGTGAAGGTCAGACTGGGGCTCGTGAACGTGAAACTATCGGTTTTGCGACTGTTCGTGCAGGTGATGTAGTCGGTGATCACACTGTACTGTTTGCTGCAGAAGGTGAGCGAGTCGAAATTACCCACAAGGCATCCAGCCGCATGACCTTTGCCAAGGGAGCTGTGCGAGCGGCACTCTGGCTGCAGTCACGTGAGGCGGGGTTGTACGACATGCAGGATGTTCTGGGGCTTAACTGA
- the carA gene encoding glutamine-hydrolyzing carbamoyl-phosphate synthase small subunit, with product MSKPAILALADGSIFRGEAIGADGQTIGEVVFNTAMTGYQEILTDPSYAQQIVTLTYPHIGNTGTTPEDAESNRVWAAGLIIRDLPLISSSWRDKQPLDEYLKENGTVAIAGIDTRRLTRILREKGSQNGCILAGDDATEEKALELARSFPGLKGMDLAKEVTCSERYEWRSSVWNLESDSHPEIPANELPYHVVAYDYGVKLNILRMLVARGCRLTVVPAQTPASEVLALNPDGVFLSNGPGDPEPCDYAIKAIQEVLQTEVPVFGICLGHQLLALASGAKTVKMATGHHGANHPVQDLDTGVVMITSQNHGFAVDEPSLPANLRATHKSLFDGTLQGIERTDKVAFSFQGHPEASPGPHDVAPLFDRFIEAMAKRR from the coding sequence TTGAGTAAGCCAGCCATACTCGCCCTTGCTGATGGCAGCATTTTTCGCGGCGAGGCCATCGGAGCCGATGGCCAAACAATTGGAGAGGTGGTGTTTAACACTGCCATGACCGGCTATCAGGAAATCCTGACTGATCCATCCTATGCGCAGCAGATTGTTACGCTGACTTATCCGCACATCGGTAACACCGGCACAACGCCGGAAGACGCCGAGTCTAATCGCGTTTGGGCTGCTGGCCTGATTATTCGCGATCTGCCGCTGATTTCCAGCAGCTGGCGTGATAAGCAGCCGCTGGATGAGTACCTGAAAGAAAATGGCACCGTCGCCATTGCCGGTATCGATACCCGCCGCCTGACCCGCATCCTGCGTGAAAAAGGTTCGCAAAACGGCTGCATTTTGGCTGGTGATGATGCGACTGAAGAAAAAGCGCTGGAGCTGGCACGCAGCTTCCCAGGCCTTAAAGGTATGGATCTGGCCAAGGAAGTGACCTGCTCAGAGCGCTACGAATGGCGTTCCAGCGTATGGAATCTGGAGAGCGACAGCCATCCAGAGATCCCAGCCAATGAGTTGCCTTACCATGTCGTAGCCTATGACTACGGTGTGAAGCTGAACATCCTGCGCATGCTGGTTGCTCGTGGTTGCCGCCTGACCGTGGTTCCTGCGCAAACCCCAGCAAGTGAAGTACTGGCCCTTAACCCGGACGGTGTATTCCTCTCCAACGGCCCAGGCGATCCTGAGCCTTGCGATTACGCGATCAAGGCGATTCAGGAAGTTCTCCAGACCGAGGTTCCGGTATTCGGTATTTGCCTGGGGCATCAATTGCTGGCCCTGGCCTCTGGCGCTAAAACCGTGAAAATGGCTACCGGTCACCATGGTGCCAACCACCCGGTTCAGGACCTGGACACTGGCGTTGTCATGATCACCAGCCAGAACCACGGTTTTGCTGTTGATGAGCCGAGCCTGCCGGCTAACCTGCGCGCCACGCACAAGTCGCTGTTCGACGGCACCCTGCAGGGTATTGAACGTACCGACAAGGTTGCCTTCAGCTTCCAGGGGCACCCAGAGGCGAGCCCAGGCCCGCACGACGTTGCTCCGCTGTTTGACCGTTTTATCGAAGCCATGGCCAAGCGCCGTTAA
- the dnaJ gene encoding molecular chaperone DnaJ, with the protein MAKRDYYEVLGVERGASEAELKKAYRRLAMKYHPDRNPDDKDAEEKFKEANEAYEVLSDAGKRSAYDQYGHAGVDPSMGGGGAGGFGGANFSDIFGDVFSDFFGGGGRGGQRGGPQRGSDLRYTLELDLEEAVRGTTVTIRVPTLVNCKTCDGSGAKKGTSPVTCTTCGGIGQVRMQQGFFSVQQTCPRCHGSGKMITDPCGSCHGQGRVEESKTLSVKVPAGVDTGDRIRLSGEGEAGAHGGPSGDLYVVVNVREHAIFQRDGKHLYCEVPISFADAALGGELEVPTLDGRVKLKIPEGTQTGKMFRLRGKGVAPVRGGGAGDLMCRVAVETPVNLDRRQRELLEEFRKTLEGDSSHSPKASGWFEGVKRFFGDL; encoded by the coding sequence ATGGCTAAACGTGATTATTACGAGGTGCTCGGTGTCGAGCGCGGTGCCAGCGAAGCGGAGCTGAAAAAGGCCTACCGTCGCTTGGCCATGAAATATCACCCAGACCGCAACCCGGACGATAAGGACGCAGAAGAGAAGTTCAAGGAAGCCAACGAGGCTTACGAAGTGCTTTCCGATGCGGGCAAGCGTTCGGCCTACGACCAATACGGCCATGCGGGAGTTGACCCGAGCATGGGTGGCGGTGGCGCAGGCGGTTTCGGTGGGGCGAACTTCTCCGATATTTTCGGTGATGTATTCAGTGATTTCTTCGGTGGTGGCGGCCGTGGTGGTCAGCGCGGCGGCCCGCAGCGTGGCAGTGACCTGCGCTACACCCTAGAGCTTGATCTGGAAGAGGCTGTACGTGGCACTACGGTGACCATTCGCGTGCCAACCCTGGTCAACTGTAAGACCTGCGATGGCTCTGGCGCCAAGAAGGGTACGTCCCCCGTGACCTGTACGACCTGTGGTGGTATCGGTCAGGTGCGTATGCAGCAGGGGTTCTTCTCAGTTCAACAGACCTGCCCACGCTGTCATGGTAGCGGCAAGATGATCACTGATCCGTGTGGCAGCTGCCATGGTCAGGGTCGTGTTGAGGAAAGCAAAACGCTGTCGGTCAAAGTGCCGGCAGGTGTTGATACTGGCGACCGTATCCGTCTTTCCGGTGAGGGCGAGGCGGGTGCACACGGTGGGCCATCGGGTGATTTGTACGTTGTAGTCAACGTGCGCGAGCATGCGATCTTCCAGCGTGACGGCAAGCATCTTTATTGCGAAGTGCCTATCAGTTTTGCTGATGCTGCGCTGGGTGGTGAGTTGGAAGTGCCGACACTTGATGGTCGAGTTAAGTTGAAAATTCCAGAAGGCACGCAAACTGGCAAAATGTTCCGCCTGCGCGGCAAGGGCGTGGCCCCTGTGCGTGGTGGTGGTGCGGGTGACCTGATGTGCCGTGTGGCGGTCGAAACCCCAGTTAATCTTGATCGCCGCCAGCGTGAACTGCTTGAAGAGTTCCGCAAAACCCTAGAAGGTGACAGCTCTCACTCGCCTAAGGCCAGTGGTTGGTTTGAAGGTGTGAAGCGCTTCTTCGGCGATCTGTAA